One genomic region from Paracoccus pantotrophus encodes:
- a CDS encoding M20 family metallopeptidase — MTSKSEDILEGLMDWVRIDTLTGHVDGIARLVDLIASQLAPLGASLQRVPGRDGMGDHLVARFEGGPGPGVLVTSHIDTVCQPGTVALRRDGDRQFGPGIADMKGGGFLALCAMRDIRASGRSLPGPVTMIYNSDEEIGSPTSHRMIQDLARQHGAALIPEPARGDEAITFRKGRAKFSVRIEGREAHAGSAFRDGRSAISELARVICKLDAMTDLEAGTTVNVGRVVGGTEPNVVAGQARCDIDLRFTDDLLGQQVEDAILGLTADDPDIRLYPGGEIEKPCLQRTAQNIEMFRTAQAINKTLGLPLIETRSGGGSDGNFTSAIGVPTLDGLGVIGNHWHSPNEHILVSPLERRAALLRDLILTYAGRAPEGH, encoded by the coding sequence CGCATCGACACGCTGACCGGCCATGTTGACGGGATCGCGCGGCTGGTTGACCTGATCGCGTCGCAACTGGCCCCGCTGGGGGCCAGCCTGCAACGGGTGCCGGGGCGGGACGGGATGGGCGACCACCTTGTTGCACGGTTCGAGGGCGGCCCGGGTCCGGGCGTTCTTGTCACCAGCCATATAGACACGGTCTGCCAGCCGGGAACGGTCGCGCTGCGCCGCGATGGCGACCGCCAGTTCGGACCGGGTATCGCCGACATGAAGGGCGGCGGCTTTCTGGCCCTATGCGCGATGCGCGATATCCGCGCCTCGGGCAGGTCTCTGCCGGGGCCGGTCACGATGATCTATAACAGCGACGAGGAAATCGGCTCTCCGACATCGCATCGGATGATTCAGGATCTGGCCCGCCAGCATGGTGCGGCGCTGATCCCCGAGCCGGCGCGGGGTGACGAGGCGATCACCTTCCGCAAGGGCCGGGCCAAGTTCTCGGTCCGCATCGAGGGGCGCGAGGCGCATGCCGGCTCGGCCTTTCGCGACGGACGCTCGGCCATATCCGAACTGGCCCGGGTGATCTGCAAACTGGATGCGATGACCGATCTGGAGGCCGGCACGACGGTCAATGTCGGTCGTGTGGTCGGCGGCACCGAGCCCAATGTCGTGGCCGGACAGGCGCGCTGCGATATCGATCTGCGCTTTACCGATGATCTGCTGGGTCAGCAGGTCGAGGACGCGATCCTTGGCCTGACGGCCGACGATCCCGACATCCGGCTCTATCCCGGCGGCGAGATCGAAAAGCCCTGCCTCCAGCGCACCGCGCAGAACATCGAGATGTTCCGAACTGCACAGGCGATCAACAAGACCCTCGGCCTCCCCCTGATCGAAACCCGGTCGGGCGGTGGCAGCGACGGCAATTTCACCAGTGCGATCGGCGTGCCAACGCTGGACGGGCTGGGCGTGATCGGAAATCACTGGCACTCGCCCAATGAACATATCCTCGTGTCGCCGCTGGAACGGCGGGCGGCGCTTCTGCGTGACCTGATCCTGACCTATGCCGGCAGGGCGCCGGAAGGACATTGA
- the allE gene encoding (S)-ureidoglycine aminohydrolase: MPAGRRKDIDMTPNFGATRSDIRSRHALLTPESHEWIIQPGWEGAEFSCLISPDMGAKFAMFLLRFPADCMAPPALPGVARFLLCLEGEFQLDASTTLNTGDFAFLPPEDTAALRITQGSRLVLFEWCFLASGPVPAALHGSVDAVTGQPLRGNDWLIVQKLLPTDPAFDAEFNVMTFHPGASLAYVETHFMEHGLLFLDGGGVYRLDDRWYPVEAGDAIWMGPHVPQWFGALGRTPARYLIYKNYNRSPLARR, from the coding sequence ATGCCGGCAGGGCGCCGGAAGGACATTGACATGACCCCGAACTTTGGCGCCACGCGCTCTGACATTCGCAGCCGGCATGCGCTGCTGACCCCCGAAAGCCACGAATGGATCATCCAGCCGGGATGGGAAGGTGCAGAATTTTCCTGCCTGATCTCGCCCGACATGGGGGCGAAATTCGCGATGTTTCTGCTGCGCTTTCCGGCCGATTGCATGGCGCCACCGGCGCTGCCGGGCGTTGCGCGATTCCTTCTGTGCCTCGAGGGTGAATTTCAACTGGATGCCTCTACGACCCTGAATACAGGAGATTTCGCCTTTCTGCCGCCCGAGGATACGGCCGCATTGCGCATCACGCAGGGATCGCGGCTGGTGCTGTTCGAATGGTGCTTTCTTGCCTCGGGCCCGGTTCCTGCGGCCCTGCACGGATCTGTGGACGCGGTGACGGGGCAGCCGCTGCGCGGTAATGACTGGCTGATCGTGCAGAAACTGCTGCCCACGGATCCGGCCTTTGACGCCGAATTCAACGTCATGACCTTCCATCCCGGCGCCTCGCTGGCCTATGTGGAAACGCATTTCATGGAACATGGGCTGTTGTTTTTGGACGGCGGCGGTGTTTATCGGCTGGATGATCGCTGGTATCCCGTCGAGGCAGGTGACGCGATCTGGATGGGGCCCCATGTGCCGCAATGGTTCGGCGCCCTTGGCCGCACACCTGCGCGCTATCTGATCTACAAGAACTACAACCGTTCTCCGCTTGCCCGGCGATGA